One Candidatus Polarisedimenticolia bacterium genomic region harbors:
- a CDS encoding phosphoenolpyruvate carboxykinase (GTP), which yields MNSSLNAWVDECARLCAPDRVVWCDGSAEERDRLTREALASGDLLALNPARLPGCTLHRSDPRDVARTEGLTFVCRPRKDDAGPNNNWMEPAAAYEKLRPIFRDSMRGRTLYVVPFLMGPPGSPFSKIGVEITDSLYVVLNMGLMTRMGRVALEQLGGSDRFTRGLHSKADLNPDRRYICHFPEDDTIWSVGSGYGGNALLSKKCLALRLASVEGAREGWLAEHMLIVGVQDPAGKITYLCGAFPSACGKTNLAMLVPPQRFEGWRVWTVGDDIAWLRVGDDGRLWAVNPEAGFFGVAPGTSLESNPNAARAVTHDTIFTNVALKPDGTVWWEGLEAPPEECLDWRGERWTPRRSETAAHPNSRFTVAIQQCPSYSPEWENPRGVPISGILFGSRRSDVVPLVYEAFDWPHGTFLGATLASETTAAATGRVGVLRRDPFAMLPFCGYNMADYFAHWLAVGGALKRPPRIFRVNWFRRGPNGRFVWPGFGENLRVLQWILQRCEGTGGAKETPIGLLPAGGSLDLEGLDLDPAAEAILFGVDREGWAQAVASQKEFLGRYGDRMPEEIWRQHRGLERRLAQNPA from the coding sequence GTGAATTCCTCTTTGAATGCGTGGGTCGACGAATGTGCCCGGCTCTGCGCCCCGGATCGAGTGGTCTGGTGCGACGGCAGCGCCGAGGAGCGCGACCGCCTGACCCGCGAAGCGCTCGCCTCGGGCGATCTCCTGGCCCTGAACCCGGCCCGGTTGCCCGGATGCACCCTCCACCGGAGCGACCCGCGCGACGTGGCGCGGACCGAGGGCCTCACCTTCGTCTGCCGCCCGCGGAAGGACGACGCCGGTCCCAACAATAACTGGATGGAGCCCGCGGCGGCCTACGAGAAGCTTCGCCCGATCTTCCGCGACTCGATGCGGGGGCGGACGCTCTACGTCGTCCCGTTCCTGATGGGGCCTCCCGGCTCGCCGTTCAGCAAGATCGGCGTCGAGATCACCGACAGCCTCTACGTGGTGCTGAACATGGGGCTGATGACGCGCATGGGGCGCGTGGCGCTGGAGCAGCTCGGCGGCTCCGATCGCTTCACGCGCGGGCTGCATTCCAAGGCCGATCTGAATCCCGACCGCCGGTACATCTGCCACTTTCCCGAGGACGACACGATCTGGAGCGTCGGGTCCGGCTACGGGGGCAACGCCCTGCTCTCCAAGAAGTGCCTGGCCCTCAGGCTCGCCAGCGTCGAGGGGGCGCGCGAGGGGTGGCTGGCGGAGCACATGCTGATCGTCGGGGTCCAAGACCCGGCGGGGAAGATCACCTACCTTTGCGGCGCCTTTCCGAGCGCCTGCGGCAAGACCAACCTGGCCATGCTGGTTCCGCCGCAGCGCTTCGAGGGGTGGCGGGTCTGGACCGTCGGCGACGACATCGCCTGGCTGCGCGTCGGCGACGACGGGCGCCTGTGGGCCGTGAATCCCGAGGCGGGCTTCTTCGGCGTCGCGCCCGGGACGAGCCTGGAGTCAAATCCGAACGCGGCGCGCGCTGTGACGCACGACACGATCTTCACCAACGTCGCCCTGAAGCCCGACGGCACGGTCTGGTGGGAAGGTCTCGAAGCGCCTCCGGAAGAGTGCCTCGACTGGCGCGGGGAGCGGTGGACTCCCCGGCGCTCCGAGACGGCGGCGCATCCCAACAGCCGCTTCACGGTGGCGATCCAGCAGTGCCCCAGCTACTCGCCGGAATGGGAAAACCCCCGGGGCGTCCCGATCAGCGGCATCCTGTTCGGGTCCCGGCGCTCCGACGTGGTGCCGCTGGTGTACGAGGCGTTCGACTGGCCGCACGGCACTTTCCTGGGCGCCACCCTCGCTTCGGAAACGACCGCGGCGGCGACCGGGCGCGTCGGCGTGCTCCGGCGCGACCCCTTCGCCATGCTGCCGTTTTGCGGCTACAACATGGCCGATTACTTCGCCCACTGGCTCGCGGTGGGGGGCGCCCTCAAGCGCCCTCCGCGCATCTTCCGCGTCAACTGGTTCCGGCGCGGTCCGAACGGACGGTTTGTCTGGCCGGGATTCGGCGAGAACCTACGGGTCCTGCAGTGGATCCTGCAGCGATGCGAAGGAACCGGCGGCGCGAAGGAGACGCCGATTGGCCTGCTTCCCGCCGGCGGCTCCCTGGATCTGGAAGGTCTCGATCTCGATCCCGCCGCGGAGGCGATCCTGTTCGGCGTGGATCGCGAGGGTTGGGCGCAGGCGGTGGCGAGCCAGAAGGAATTCCTGGGGCGCTACGGCGATCGCATGCCCGAAGAGATCTGGAGGCAGCATCGGGGGCTCGAGCGGCGCCTGGCCCAGAACCCGGCCTGA